The window CGTCGGGGCTGATTTCGGCCATCGTCACCTCGATGAGTTTGCTCTCTTCGTCCGGGGAGAGTCCCTCCTCGAGGATCACGATGTTGCCGTCGTGAACGCCGTCGAGGATCATTCGAATCTTCTCCATGCTGGCCATCCCGTCCATTCGCTCTCCGCTGATGAGGTCGATCTGGACGCCGTCGCGACGGTCGTCGTTTGCTTTCGTTGCTCCCGGCATCATCTCACCCGAAGTACTCCGCGATGTTTTCGTACACTTCGTCCATATTCTCGCCCTCTTTGGCCGACAGCGGCACTGTCTTGTGCTGGGGGAACGCCTCCTCGATGCGCTTGACGCTCGATTCGGGGAGGTCGATCTTGTTCGCGAAGATCAGTACGGGCAGGTCGCGCGATTCGATGATCCCGATCAGCATCGTGTTGACCTGCGTGATCGGATCCTCGGCGCTGTCGAGGACGTAGATGACGCCGTCGACGTCCTCGCGAAGCCAGTGCATGGCTTCTGCGACCCCTTCGGTCGCCTCTCGAGAGCGCCGGATCGCGTCGTCCTTTTCCATTTCGTCGGTGAACTCCTCGTAGTCGACTTTCGTCGTCACCCCGGGGGTGTCGACGATGTCGATGGTGACCGATTTCCCGTTTCGTTCGATCTCGACGTCCTCTTTGCGGCGGGCACGTCTCGTTTCGTGGGGAATGTGACTTTCCGTACCGATTGCGTCACCGGTCCAGTCGCGGGCTATTCGATTCGCTAACGTCGTCTTTCCGGCATTTGGCGGGCCGTAGATGCCGATGCGCTTTGGCTCCTGTTCGGAGAACAAGCCATCGGTCACGCGGGAGATGCTATCTTTGAGTCCTGTAAACAATCCCATCCTGGAGATCCTCCACACACCAGTGAGTGTGTCTGCGCGTACTACAGAACCGGATTCACTTAAGTCTACGTCAGACAGCGGGAAAGTCACACCCGCGAGCGTGTTCGGTTCGAAGAGACGCCCGGTTCGGTCTCGAGGCGTCGTCTGCAGCGTGGACGGGACGTGACTGGACGCGAACATTCATGGCCGAGCTCTCGCATGGATGTGATATGAGCGCCGCCGCCGACCGCCTCGCGGAACCGCAGGTACTCGCGCATACGAAGCGCGCCCTGTTCCCCGCCGAGGACGACGCCTACGCCGTCGTCGACACCCAATTCTCGACGGACGAGTGGCGGCCGGGCCACCGCCTCGAGTCGGATCTCCTCGAGGCGCTCGCCCCGTTCAATCACGTTCGCGTCGGCGGCGGCTACCCCGACCTCGTCGGCGTCCGGTGTCTCGAGTCCGAATGGCTGGCGGTCGACCGCCTTGGGGACGAGCCACCCCTGGTTGCCATCGAAGCGAAGGGGTACACGACGGGCGGCGTCGACACCGAACGCGGGATCGTCCAGGCGTACGACCGCCTCCACGAGGCCAACGCGGCCTACCTCGCCGCCCCGGCGGCCGTCGTCTCCCAGACCGATCGGACGCTCGCTCGCGAACTCAACGTCGGCATCCTCGGCGTCACCCCGTCGGGCGCGGTCGAGCCGCTCGAGGTGCCCCGGATCGTCGGCAATCGGACGACGACCGAAGCGAACGCGATTCGGTTCCAGGCGAGCGCCCAGGGCGTGACCGACCGCTCGTTCGGTCTCAACCACCCGAAGAACTACCTCGGCTATCCGCTGGCCCACTACGCCGACGGCGAGACGGCCACGCTGCTCGAGACGTACAAGGTTGTCGGCGCGGTCGACGAGGCGCGACGCGGGGCGGCGTTTCTCGGCCTGGTCGACGACCGCTCCGGACGGGTCGACCTCACCCCGCTCGGCCAGGAGGTGGTTCGCTTCGCCCTCGCTCGGTACGGCTCGGTCAGGGCCGCCCTCGAGACCTTCTCGGACTGGTATCGCTCCCGAAAACGCTTCGTGGAGGTCGCGCCGGCGTGGGGACAGCTCGCCCGCCGAATCGTCTATCAGTATCCGGCGACGAAACTGCTCGTCACCGAGCTCCAGACCGCGTTCGAGGACGGCGAGCCCGAACCGTCGCTCGTCGACCTCGTCTGTCG of the Natronosalvus vescus genome contains:
- a CDS encoding DUF2073 domain-containing protein, with the translated sequence MPGATKANDDRRDGVQIDLISGERMDGMASMEKIRMILDGVHDGNIVILEEGLSPDEESKLIEVTMAEISPDEFNGIEIETYPKSGTRDSSLLGRLMGNDDTSNKLTVIGPANQIETLHKDETLISALVSRS
- a CDS encoding Era-like GTP-binding protein translates to MGLFTGLKDSISRVTDGLFSEQEPKRIGIYGPPNAGKTTLANRIARDWTGDAIGTESHIPHETRRARRKEDVEIERNGKSVTIDIVDTPGVTTKVDYEEFTDEMEKDDAIRRSREATEGVAEAMHWLREDVDGVIYVLDSAEDPITQVNTMLIGIIESRDLPVLIFANKIDLPESSVKRIEEAFPQHKTVPLSAKEGENMDEVYENIAEYFG